A window from Listeria seeligeri serovar 1/2b str. SLCC3954 encodes these proteins:
- a CDS encoding pyridoxal phosphate-dependent aminotransferase has product MKISKRLQNLPDQFFSSLVEKVGKKVAAGHDVINLGQGNPDQPTPAHIVAALKAASEKPNNHKYSLFRGKHELKQAAADFYAREYNVTVNPATEVAILFGTKTGLVELPMCIMDPGDVMLLPDPGYPDYLSGTVLGEVQFETMPLIAENQFLPDFTKIPAKIAEKAELMYLNYPNNPTGAIATADFFEETVAFAKENDITVAHDFAYGGIGFDGKKPISFLQTPGAKDIGIELYTLSKTYNMAGWRVGFAVGNKEVIEAINLIQDHMYVSLFPGIQDAAIEALSGDQTCVSQLNARYESRRNAFITACEKIGWTVVAPAGSFFAWMPVPEDFTSSEFADFLLEEVSVAVADGSGFGEFGEGYVRVGLLMDEARLEEAVERVAKLHLFDKVPQG; this is encoded by the coding sequence ATGAAAATTTCCAAACGTTTACAAAATTTACCAGATCAATTTTTTTCCAGCCTTGTAGAAAAAGTTGGAAAGAAAGTAGCAGCAGGACATGACGTTATTAACTTAGGTCAAGGAAATCCAGATCAGCCAACACCCGCACATATTGTTGCGGCGCTTAAAGCTGCTTCTGAAAAACCTAATAATCACAAGTACTCGTTATTTCGCGGGAAACATGAATTAAAACAAGCCGCTGCAGATTTTTATGCACGTGAATATAATGTAACAGTCAATCCGGCAACCGAAGTAGCGATTTTATTTGGAACAAAAACGGGATTAGTTGAACTGCCAATGTGTATCATGGACCCAGGTGATGTTATGTTGTTACCGGACCCGGGCTATCCAGATTACTTGTCAGGAACTGTATTAGGGGAAGTTCAATTTGAAACGATGCCTTTAATTGCTGAAAATCAATTTTTACCAGATTTCACTAAAATTCCTGCGAAAATTGCTGAAAAAGCTGAATTAATGTATTTAAATTATCCTAATAACCCCACTGGCGCGATTGCAACAGCTGATTTTTTTGAAGAAACAGTCGCTTTTGCGAAAGAAAATGATATTACAGTTGCGCACGATTTTGCTTACGGAGGAATAGGTTTTGATGGTAAAAAGCCAATTAGTTTCTTGCAAACTCCTGGAGCAAAAGATATTGGAATTGAGTTATATACACTTTCTAAAACATATAATATGGCTGGGTGGCGCGTAGGTTTTGCAGTTGGTAACAAGGAAGTTATTGAAGCAATCAATCTCATTCAAGATCATATGTATGTAAGTTTATTCCCAGGGATTCAAGATGCTGCAATCGAGGCTTTATCTGGGGATCAAACTTGTGTTAGCCAGTTAAATGCTCGCTATGAAAGTAGACGTAATGCTTTTATTACTGCTTGTGAAAAAATCGGTTGGACCGTAGTTGCTCCCGCTGGCTCATTTTTTGCTTGGATGCCTGTGCCAGAAGATTTCACAAGTAGCGAGTTTGCCGACTTTTTATTAGAAGAAGTAAGTGTGGCCGTAGCTGATGGAAGTGGATTTGGAGAATTTGGTGAAGGATACGTTCGTGTTGGGCTTTTGATGGATGAAGCGCGTTTAGAAGAAGCGGTGGAACGAGTAGCGAAATTACATCTTTTTGACAAAGTTCCTCAAGGTTGA